In Candidatus Aramenus sp. CH1, the following proteins share a genomic window:
- a CDS encoding helix-turn-helix domain-containing protein, with protein MDEDFVVENIAKRIAGDVVWSRDVGASMRKWREVFGVSQSELARTLGVSQSVVTDYERNKRNPGSAFIRRYIEALLSIDARRGYKVVKELAKAFAFSFPFIVDMRDFVTPVKLQEVIVAVDGVPVNSSLGNIDVYGYVVTDSIKAITALDGMEFYQFLSISLNKVVVFTKVSSGRSPSIALKIAPVKPKVVVLHRPVRMDPLSIYLMDREGVTVIVSLRRTEEELLASLKRIVPSLGS; from the coding sequence ATGGACGAGGACTTTGTGGTGGAGAACATAGCCAAGAGGATAGCCGGGGACGTGGTGTGGAGCAGGGACGTCGGGGCCTCCATGCGCAAGTGGAGGGAGGTATTCGGAGTCTCGCAGTCGGAGCTAGCTAGGACACTCGGGGTCTCCCAGTCGGTGGTGACAGACTACGAGAGGAACAAGAGGAACCCGGGCTCCGCGTTCATTAGACGTTACATAGAGGCCCTTCTGAGTATAGACGCAAGGAGAGGGTACAAGGTTGTGAAGGAGCTTGCAAAGGCGTTCGCCTTCAGTTTCCCCTTCATAGTGGACATGAGGGACTTCGTTACCCCAGTAAAGCTTCAGGAGGTAATAGTCGCGGTGGACGGAGTGCCAGTGAACTCCTCTTTGGGTAATATAGATGTCTACGGTTACGTCGTCACTGACAGCATTAAGGCCATAACTGCGTTGGACGGCATGGAGTTCTACCAGTTCCTATCAATCTCCCTGAACAAGGTAGTAGTCTTCACTAAGGTGTCAAGCGGTAGGTCCCCATCAATTGCCCTAAAGATAGCACCAGTGAAGCCCAAGGTAGTGGTCCTTCACAGGCCAGTTAGGATGGACCCCCTCTCCATTTACTTGATGGACAGGGAGGGAGTAACAGTCATAGTGTCACTCAGAAGGACGGAGGAGGAGTTGCTCGCCTCGCTCAAGAGGATTGTTCCTTCGTTAGGTTCATGA
- a CDS encoding His/Gly/Thr/Pro-type tRNA ligase C-terminal domain-containing protein: protein MIILFIHAETFSFQVKERAIKSAEEDFLNSLSKENALVAFTTVEKEDDEQVAERAVENVMDVYSQVKASCVVIYPYAHLSNNLADPKTAVTLLRKLEEKLKGRVEVYRAPFGWYKSFSISCYGHPLSELSRRIGKERELEKSEELSVCEKFGFPYSPKAVFMKNAVVEFLKDLVKPKGVIIGTKEVPKGYMSVVYSKPSGRTLPCVNEDPIIEVYYERFELEFPRQFSDSKNMLTIWEEHRVDVGNLVYYLLLKAKAMETPILPLWISPVHVRILPVRAELVGKAMEFAERLYEDGLRVEVDNNDESLGNKIRRAGSDWVPFVGVLGDREVKTNTLTVRVRGNNEQRSMTLEELVEAVKKEDKLLLRQNSPVKMRDDSS from the coding sequence ATGATAATCCTCTTTATACACGCCGAGACCTTCTCCTTTCAAGTGAAGGAAAGGGCAATAAAGTCGGCGGAGGAGGACTTTTTAAACTCCCTGTCCAAGGAGAACGCCCTTGTAGCCTTTACGACGGTCGAGAAGGAGGACGACGAACAAGTCGCGGAGAGAGCCGTCGAGAACGTAATGGACGTCTATTCCCAAGTTAAGGCCTCGTGCGTTGTTATCTACCCCTACGCTCACCTCTCCAACAACTTGGCCGACCCCAAGACCGCTGTAACACTGCTGAGGAAACTGGAGGAAAAGCTAAAGGGAAGAGTAGAGGTGTACAGGGCGCCTTTTGGATGGTACAAGTCCTTTTCCATCTCCTGTTACGGCCACCCCTTGAGCGAGCTATCCAGGAGGATAGGCAAGGAGAGGGAATTGGAGAAGAGTGAGGAGCTCTCAGTTTGCGAGAAGTTCGGCTTCCCGTACTCCCCTAAGGCAGTCTTCATGAAGAACGCCGTAGTGGAGTTCTTGAAGGATCTCGTGAAGCCAAAAGGGGTCATAATAGGCACAAAGGAGGTGCCCAAGGGATACATGTCCGTGGTCTACTCTAAGCCCTCAGGAAGGACGCTTCCCTGCGTAAACGAGGACCCCATAATAGAGGTTTACTACGAACGCTTCGAGCTGGAGTTCCCTAGGCAGTTCTCAGACTCCAAGAACATGCTTACCATCTGGGAAGAGCACAGGGTGGACGTTGGGAACCTGGTATATTACCTCCTTTTAAAGGCCAAGGCAATGGAGACCCCAATCCTACCCCTTTGGATATCGCCCGTCCACGTTAGGATCCTGCCGGTGAGGGCTGAGCTAGTGGGGAAAGCTATGGAGTTTGCAGAAAGGCTTTACGAAGACGGTCTGAGGGTTGAGGTAGATAACAACGACGAGAGCTTGGGGAACAAGATAAGGAGGGCTGGGAGCGATTGGGTTCCCTTCGTTGGCGTCTTAGGCGACAGGGAAGTGAAGACAAACACCTTGACCGTGAGGGTGAGGGGCAACAACGAACAGAGGAGCATGACGCTGGAGGAGCTGGTAGAGGCGGTGAAGAAAGAGGACAAACTGCTTTTGAGGCAGAACTCCCCAGTGAAGATGAGAGATGATAGTAGCTGA
- a CDS encoding transposase: MKNSLVVHGEREIQVEKPKSEKVASIDLGINMLATVVVENVLFSFTVVQQ; this comes from the coding sequence ATGAAGAACTCTCTTGTCGTCCACGGCGAGAGAGAGATTCAGGTTGAGAAGCCTAAAAGTGAAAAGGTTGCGTCAATTGACTTAGGTATCAACATGTTGGCTACTGTCGTTGTTGAGAACGTACTGTTCTCTTTTACCGTGGTTCAGCAGTGA
- a CDS encoding ATP-binding protein, which produces MISAYLKLKRKEQINTSYIILDEVTFPKEWYRAIKSRIDKGDFKDDVLILSDSLSIRAKGEIETFPGRRGKGKTLIMYPLPFSEYVRLFGVNVPQGDLDFVLKEYYKHVGYLPQLSNLFENYLASGGFPNAIKDFTSTGNVGLTTISDLISSVIGDINKLRRSERFFKMSVKAIVEKASSAFSFQSLAKDFGVGTVKTAISYVDLLEKLFLLKVVEPIDPNLGEPIHRKEKKFYFIDPLLYYAFSKWTITKAPDETKLAEAIAVTHLARLFDVYYLRTNHGEVDIIVRKGERLVGFEVKYGRVRGREMRIGRVKEFYFLSKDSIDDNVIPLPLFLAMLKTPIARELELFPS; this is translated from the coding sequence GTGATCTCAGCCTACTTGAAGCTGAAGAGGAAAGAGCAGATAAATACCTCTTACATAATACTTGACGAGGTGACGTTTCCAAAGGAATGGTATAGAGCAATAAAGTCTAGGATTGACAAGGGCGACTTCAAAGACGACGTGCTAATACTGAGTGACTCGCTCTCCATAAGGGCCAAGGGAGAGATCGAGACCTTTCCGGGCAGGAGAGGTAAGGGTAAGACTTTGATTATGTATCCCTTGCCCTTCTCAGAGTACGTGAGGCTCTTCGGAGTAAACGTACCACAAGGGGATCTGGACTTCGTCCTCAAGGAATACTACAAGCACGTAGGTTACTTGCCACAGTTGAGTAACCTATTTGAGAACTACTTGGCGTCTGGCGGTTTCCCTAACGCGATAAAGGACTTCACCTCTACAGGCAACGTTGGTCTGACCACGATCTCTGACTTAATAAGTTCCGTCATAGGAGACATCAACAAGTTGAGGAGGAGCGAGAGGTTCTTCAAGATGTCCGTTAAAGCAATTGTGGAGAAGGCTTCAAGCGCTTTTAGCTTCCAGTCTCTCGCCAAGGACTTTGGCGTGGGCACGGTAAAGACGGCAATAAGTTACGTCGATTTACTTGAGAAGCTCTTTTTACTGAAGGTAGTCGAGCCAATAGACCCCAACCTAGGAGAGCCAATACATAGGAAGGAAAAGAAGTTTTACTTTATTGATCCCCTTCTCTACTATGCGTTCTCTAAGTGGACTATAACAAAGGCACCGGACGAGACTAAACTCGCTGAGGCTATAGCTGTCACGCACCTAGCTAGGCTGTTTGACGTATACTACTTAAGGACAAACCACGGAGAGGTAGACATAATTGTCAGAAAAGGGGAAAGGCTAGTTGGATTTGAGGTGAAGTACGGCAGAGTTAGGGGGAGAGAGATGAGAATAGGAAGGGTAAAAGAGTTCTACTTCCTAAGTAAGGATTCGATAGACGATAACGTGATACCGCTTCCGCTGTTCTTGGCGATGTTAAAGACCCCAATAGCAAGGGAGTTAGAGCTCTTCCCTTCGTAA
- a CDS encoding MBL fold metallo-hydrolase: MNYKIKVLGGGQEVGRAAIEVSNGQESVILDYGVNFNADDTPNFPLQESPSKVSAFIVSHAHLDHVGALPIYQISGSKPIYGTKLTREIAELIIKDFLKISGPRVPYEWVELRRAMDNFRTFKYNEEFQVGSFTVKTSSAGHIPGSAITLIKTEKGDVAYTGDINLANTKLMKPAELEVMKSAKVIVTEATYGRFNHPERKNVVDEFYNSVMEVLEGGGTVLIPAFSLARSQEILAVLAERNIPYPVYYDGMARTIMEIMMSSPEYLNDAESLRKAYDEFVYVRGWEDRNKAWKSNGVIVASAGMLKGGPAVYYFKKMADNPKNAIFLVSYQAENTPGRKLLELGKFSESSPLLKARFQLFDFSSHAGKDKLMEILKASSSLEKVVIVHASPDSGQYFAEVVKQELGVEVKVPENGEEIEV, encoded by the coding sequence ATGAACTATAAGATCAAAGTATTAGGTGGAGGACAAGAAGTAGGAAGGGCAGCCATTGAGGTCAGCAACGGTCAAGAAAGCGTAATACTCGACTACGGAGTAAACTTTAACGCCGACGACACGCCCAACTTTCCCTTACAGGAGTCGCCTTCGAAGGTCTCGGCTTTTATAGTCTCCCACGCTCACCTCGATCACGTGGGAGCTCTCCCCATTTACCAGATTTCTGGTTCTAAGCCAATTTACGGCACAAAGTTGACGAGGGAGATAGCTGAGCTCATAATAAAGGACTTCCTAAAGATCTCCGGCCCCAGAGTTCCTTACGAGTGGGTTGAGCTGAGGAGGGCAATGGATAATTTTAGGACTTTTAAGTACAACGAGGAGTTCCAAGTGGGCTCTTTTACGGTAAAGACGTCTAGCGCTGGCCACATACCCGGGAGCGCCATAACCTTGATTAAGACAGAGAAAGGGGACGTTGCATACACTGGCGACATAAACTTGGCCAACACGAAGCTAATGAAGCCTGCAGAACTGGAGGTGATGAAGTCTGCAAAGGTCATCGTCACAGAGGCGACCTACGGTAGGTTCAACCATCCTGAGAGGAAAAACGTGGTTGACGAGTTCTACAACTCAGTCATGGAAGTACTTGAGGGAGGAGGTACAGTACTCATCCCGGCGTTCTCCTTGGCCAGGAGCCAAGAGATCCTTGCAGTATTGGCTGAGAGGAACATACCCTATCCGGTCTACTACGATGGGATGGCCAGGACTATCATGGAGATAATGATGAGCAGCCCAGAGTACCTAAACGACGCGGAGAGCTTGAGGAAGGCGTACGACGAGTTCGTGTACGTCAGGGGCTGGGAGGACAGGAACAAGGCGTGGAAGAGCAATGGGGTGATAGTAGCGAGCGCTGGGATGCTGAAGGGTGGGCCAGCGGTCTACTACTTCAAGAAGATGGCCGACAACCCCAAGAACGCCATATTCCTAGTAAGCTACCAGGCTGAGAACACTCCCGGGAGAAAGCTACTAGAGTTGGGCAAGTTCAGCGAAAGCTCGCCGTTACTCAAGGCGAGGTTCCAACTCTTTGACTTCTCCAGTCACGCAGGGAAGGACAAACTAATGGAGATTCTCAAGGCGTCAAGCTCCCTGGAGAAAGTGGTCATAGTGCACGCTTCACCAGACAGCGGGCAGTACTTTGCCGAAGTAGTGAAGCAGGAGCTCGGCGTAGAGGTTAAAGTCCCCGAGAACGGAGAAGAGATAGAAGTGTAA
- a CDS encoding helix-turn-helix transcriptional regulator, with product MVEFKQQEKAICPIVETIRLIGTEPRLIVLRYLFEGPKGFNALLKQTGLSSKTLSSTLKFLEEAGIVERRIMSTRPFKVEYSLTKMGEDLKGLFDVMKDWGEKWVIGNSNIKEGGSLVEEADVKEVKAEKKEG from the coding sequence ATGGTAGAGTTCAAGCAACAGGAGAAGGCCATTTGCCCCATTGTGGAGACAATAAGGCTCATAGGCACCGAACCCAGGCTCATAGTACTGAGGTACTTGTTTGAGGGGCCCAAGGGGTTTAACGCGTTGCTGAAGCAAACAGGCCTCAGTTCCAAGACCCTCTCGTCTACTCTGAAGTTTTTGGAGGAGGCCGGGATAGTGGAGAGGAGGATCATGAGCACGAGGCCCTTCAAGGTAGAGTATTCCTTGACCAAGATGGGCGAGGATTTGAAGGGCTTGTTTGACGTCATGAAAGACTGGGGGGAGAAGTGGGTAATAGGGAACTCCAATATCAAGGAAGGTGGTAGTTTGGTGGAGGAGGCTGACGTTAAGGAAGTTAAGGCGGAGAAAAAGGAGGGTTGA
- a CDS encoding nascent polypeptide-associated complex protein, with protein MKIKPKDLKNLERLGIKAENIDAVRVTIETREGKRIVIEEPTVTKTVAMGQEAIVVMGGKAREEEVKERESGAEVNEDDVKFVAEQTGKSLEEARRALIEANGDIAQAIMNLTKEQSS; from the coding sequence ATGAAGATCAAGCCAAAGGACCTCAAAAACCTCGAGAGGCTGGGAATAAAGGCAGAGAACATAGACGCGGTGAGAGTAACTATAGAGACAAGGGAAGGGAAAAGGATAGTGATAGAGGAGCCTACTGTGACTAAGACTGTTGCCATGGGCCAAGAGGCCATAGTAGTGATGGGCGGAAAGGCAAGAGAAGAAGAGGTAAAGGAGAGAGAAAGCGGAGCAGAGGTAAATGAGGACGACGTCAAGTTCGTGGCAGAACAGACTGGGAAGAGCCTAGAGGAAGCTAGGAGAGCCCTAATTGAGGCTAATGGGGATATAGCACAAGCTATCATGAACCTAACGAAGGAACAATCCTCTTGA
- a CDS encoding transposase gives MVFGVSTVYLGYPYLIAQDKGNKFTVNIWSYHKLINALVNKLHEYGVKTYLVVEYNTSRLCAFHDVKVDRNPRDVVNFTATSTVR, from the coding sequence GTGGTCTTTGGCGTCTCCACAGTTTACTTGGGCTATCCATATCTTATCGCTCAAGATAAGGGTAACAAGTTTACTGTGAACATTTGGTCTTATCATAAGTTAATAAACGCGTTAGTGAACAAACTCCACGAGTACGGCGTAAAGACGTACCTAGTTGTTGAGTACAATACCTCGCGGCTCTGCGCTTTCCATGATGTTAAGGTTGACAGAAATCCAAGGGATGTCGTTAACTTCACAGCGACGTCAACAGTGCGTTAA
- the glmS gene encoding glutamine--fructose-6-phosphate transaminase (isomerizing), producing MCGIIGILSKDPSLPLATITYECLTRLEYRGYDSVGVAALGEKGIDVRKAKGSVEEFAKKYNVFNMRGEVFLGHTRWATHGQPTDYNAHPHLDCSGSVAVIHNGTIRNFVELKEELISLGHKFKSETDTEVIPHLVEEFKKRGMDTFTAFKAAISSLNGTYAVLAVVKDEKRIYFAKNFNPLVIGLGEKAIFISSDIPSFLPYTKTIVVVQNGDVGYVSENQVYIENNGVAVDVRERVHQVDWDASSASKEGYEHFMLKEIYESPEAVMDTIYGMDKDRTVEEVVKRLEESRMVIVVAAGTSYHAGLYFSMLLQRYGYTSIPVVASEFYNVKTNPDDTVVAISQSGETLDVILAIRRFKEYGSPVVSLTNVIESAVARESDFKLYTRAGPEIGVAATKTFTSQLGALVYLWAKLVGEKVDLEKVEKVIRGSLNLSGEARKVGEELSKKENAYYLGRGLGVPLAMEGALKIKEIAYIHAEAYPAGESKHGPIALVSKGFPVVFVNTGELFEELQSNVQEMKARGAVTFGISVNRKLNTDREILLSVEDERLNPFAVAPIIQLIAYYASVSRGLNPDRPRNLAKTVTVE from the coding sequence GTGTGCGGGATAATAGGAATACTCTCGAAGGATCCTAGCCTTCCCTTGGCCACGATAACCTACGAGTGCCTGACTAGGCTAGAGTACAGGGGATACGACAGCGTCGGTGTAGCCGCCTTAGGGGAAAAGGGGATTGATGTGAGGAAGGCCAAGGGTTCCGTGGAGGAGTTCGCAAAGAAGTACAACGTCTTCAACATGAGAGGAGAGGTCTTCCTAGGCCATACAAGGTGGGCGACACACGGTCAGCCAACGGACTACAACGCTCACCCCCACTTAGACTGTTCTGGCTCCGTTGCTGTGATCCACAACGGCACCATAAGGAACTTCGTTGAGCTAAAGGAGGAGCTCATCTCCTTGGGCCACAAGTTCAAGAGCGAGACGGACACAGAGGTAATCCCCCACTTGGTGGAGGAGTTCAAGAAGAGGGGCATGGACACCTTCACGGCATTTAAGGCAGCGATAAGCTCTTTGAATGGTACCTACGCCGTCCTCGCGGTGGTTAAGGACGAGAAGAGGATATACTTTGCAAAGAACTTCAACCCCCTAGTAATAGGCCTAGGAGAGAAGGCCATCTTTATATCGAGCGACATCCCCAGCTTCTTACCCTACACTAAAACCATTGTGGTGGTACAGAACGGGGACGTAGGTTACGTAAGCGAGAACCAAGTGTACATAGAGAACAACGGCGTGGCAGTGGACGTGAGGGAGAGGGTGCACCAGGTCGACTGGGACGCTTCCTCAGCATCGAAGGAGGGCTACGAACACTTCATGCTCAAGGAAATATACGAGAGCCCTGAGGCTGTCATGGACACAATATACGGGATGGACAAGGACAGGACAGTGGAGGAGGTAGTGAAGAGGCTGGAGGAGTCAAGGATGGTGATCGTGGTCGCGGCAGGAACTAGTTACCACGCTGGGCTGTACTTCTCCATGTTGCTGCAGAGGTACGGATACACTTCCATACCAGTGGTTGCGTCGGAGTTCTACAACGTCAAGACTAACCCAGACGACACTGTAGTAGCCATAAGCCAGAGCGGTGAGACCTTAGACGTGATACTGGCAATAAGGAGGTTCAAGGAGTACGGGAGCCCCGTTGTTTCATTAACCAACGTAATAGAGAGCGCAGTAGCTAGGGAGAGCGACTTCAAGCTTTACACTAGGGCAGGCCCAGAGATAGGGGTGGCGGCGACAAAGACCTTCACCTCCCAACTTGGGGCTTTAGTCTACCTCTGGGCAAAGCTTGTCGGAGAGAAGGTCGACTTGGAGAAGGTAGAGAAGGTCATAAGGGGCTCCCTAAACTTGAGCGGTGAGGCGAGGAAGGTTGGAGAGGAGCTCTCCAAGAAGGAGAACGCGTACTACCTAGGCAGGGGACTCGGAGTGCCGCTTGCCATGGAAGGGGCACTCAAGATAAAGGAGATAGCTTACATACACGCAGAGGCCTACCCTGCCGGTGAGAGCAAACACGGCCCAATCGCCCTCGTGAGTAAGGGGTTCCCGGTTGTCTTCGTGAACACTGGGGAGTTATTCGAGGAGCTCCAGAGCAACGTCCAGGAGATGAAGGCAAGGGGTGCAGTGACCTTTGGGATCAGCGTTAACAGGAAGTTAAACACCGACAGGGAGATCTTGCTTAGCGTGGAGGACGAGAGGCTGAACCCGTTTGCTGTCGCCCCCATAATTCAGTTAATAGCATATTATGCTTCAGTGTCAAGGGGCCTCAATCCGGATAGGCCCAGGAACTTGGCTAAGACGGTGACCGTGGAGTGA
- a CDS encoding NDP-sugar synthase translates to MKAVVLAAGKGEGLFPFTQKEQKESITVLGKSVISYVLEGIKRAGVREAVIVVNENGKQVQEGINVDLSLEFVEQKRPGITGAVKDGMERVGEDFLLTFGDIIADPEFYVSLMNVYAMGARAVFSLVPVYEGMQTYGLAKIVGDRLEVVKEGSTLALAGAYILPYGDFDDLLEYFSRVSPMAKYFIWSGNWIDIGFPEDLINAVEMLLKSAKTIVSNNATVSKTALIGKGIIIEDGAVVEDYAVIKGPAYIGRDAYVGSYSLVRDYSSIEEKAVVGAYCEVAHSLIEPHAEIGSKSYVTYSVIGKGARLGASVITSNYPAVIVRGKVNKLGALISSGENIPHGTVLPSNFKK, encoded by the coding sequence GTGAAGGCAGTAGTCCTGGCGGCAGGAAAGGGGGAGGGGCTCTTTCCCTTCACACAGAAGGAACAAAAGGAGTCAATAACCGTTCTGGGGAAGTCAGTGATCTCCTACGTGTTGGAGGGGATAAAGAGGGCTGGGGTAAGGGAGGCCGTGATAGTTGTCAACGAGAACGGAAAACAAGTGCAGGAGGGCATAAACGTCGACTTAAGCTTGGAGTTCGTGGAACAAAAGAGGCCCGGGATAACTGGGGCAGTTAAGGACGGCATGGAAAGGGTAGGGGAGGACTTCCTCCTCACATTCGGCGACATAATAGCTGACCCCGAGTTCTACGTCAGCCTCATGAACGTCTACGCCATGGGAGCAAGGGCCGTCTTCTCGCTCGTGCCAGTATACGAGGGGATGCAGACGTACGGTCTGGCGAAGATTGTGGGGGACAGACTGGAGGTGGTAAAGGAGGGATCTACCCTAGCCCTTGCTGGGGCTTACATACTGCCCTATGGCGATTTTGACGACTTATTGGAGTACTTCTCCAGGGTATCGCCAATGGCTAAGTACTTCATCTGGTCGGGGAACTGGATAGATATAGGTTTCCCAGAGGACTTGATAAACGCTGTAGAGATGTTGCTGAAGTCGGCCAAGACCATCGTGTCAAACAACGCTACGGTTTCCAAGACTGCCTTGATAGGGAAAGGCATCATAATAGAAGACGGTGCGGTGGTGGAGGACTACGCGGTAATTAAGGGCCCGGCCTACATTGGAAGGGACGCGTACGTGGGCTCCTATTCCTTGGTCAGGGACTACTCGTCCATAGAGGAAAAAGCCGTGGTGGGGGCTTACTGTGAGGTCGCCCACTCCCTCATAGAGCCTCATGCTGAGATCGGCTCTAAGTCCTACGTCACCTACTCAGTTATAGGAAAGGGGGCAAGGCTTGGCGCTTCAGTCATCACGTCAAACTACCCTGCGGTAATAGTGAGGGGTAAGGTGAACAAGTTGGGGGCGTTGATCTCCAGTGGGGAGAACATACCCCACGGCACAGTCCTCCCCTCAAACTTCAAGAAGTAA
- the mvk gene encoding mevalonate kinase gives MIVAEVPLKVTLFGEHAVVYGEPALAMTISEKMVVRVRESDKTVISSPTLSVKGLKVSLNDLKVESEETDRILSYVIKALEYFGRKRDALIEIDSPVEPSVGLGTSAATIVGVVAAYSRFLGYELTKEEIAKISREVELSVQGLGSRMDTYTISLGGIVYFPRGTEGYERVKGGVKLVVGYVRRSSTTKDILRRVRGLKERNESLFKEIVSTIGKVVDEAKKALEEGNEERLGELMYINHGLLMSLGVTSPIVDNLVSTARLLGVKGCKMSGGGGGGAIMCTKDVKSEILLNSVGAVLVRSEKSEGGVTVKEIS, from the coding sequence ATGATAGTAGCTGAAGTCCCCCTGAAGGTAACCCTGTTTGGGGAGCACGCCGTAGTCTACGGAGAGCCTGCCCTAGCAATGACCATATCCGAGAAGATGGTGGTGAGGGTTAGAGAGAGCGACAAGACCGTCATCAGCTCCCCTACCCTGTCAGTTAAGGGACTAAAGGTCTCGCTTAACGACCTAAAGGTGGAAAGCGAGGAGACGGACAGGATCCTGTCGTACGTGATTAAGGCATTGGAGTACTTTGGGAGGAAGAGGGATGCCCTCATAGAGATAGACTCCCCAGTTGAGCCCTCAGTAGGGTTGGGCACTAGCGCAGCTACCATAGTTGGCGTGGTGGCAGCCTACTCACGTTTTCTAGGTTACGAGCTCACAAAAGAGGAGATAGCCAAAATCTCAAGGGAGGTAGAGCTCTCAGTCCAGGGACTGGGGAGCAGGATGGACACCTACACGATCTCCCTTGGGGGGATCGTCTACTTCCCGAGGGGAACGGAGGGCTACGAGAGGGTTAAGGGCGGCGTCAAGCTCGTAGTTGGCTACGTCAGGAGATCTTCCACTACGAAGGACATACTGAGGAGGGTGAGAGGGCTAAAGGAGAGGAACGAATCCCTCTTTAAGGAAATTGTCTCAACCATAGGAAAGGTAGTGGACGAAGCAAAGAAGGCCCTAGAAGAGGGGAACGAGGAGAGGTTGGGGGAACTGATGTACATTAACCACGGTCTCCTAATGAGTTTAGGCGTGACCTCTCCAATCGTGGACAACTTGGTCTCCACAGCAAGGCTACTGGGGGTAAAGGGTTGCAAGATGAGCGGAGGTGGAGGAGGTGGAGCTATTATGTGTACAAAGGACGTAAAGTCTGAAATCCTTTTAAACAGCGTCGGAGCAGTTCTAGTGAGATCTGAAAAGAGCGAGGGAGGGGTAACGGTAAAGGAAATAAGCTAG